The genomic window CGGTTGGCGGCGACGATGATGCCAAGGTCTGCTTCCGGGACGTCTATACCTTCGTCGAGGAGCCTTGGTGCCGCAAGAATCTGGGAGGCCCCGCTTCGGAAATCGTCCATCCCTTGACGCCGGTCCTCCTTTGCCATTCCGCTGAACAGCGCAGAGGCCGTCGAGCCCAAGGCCGTATAGAGCTCTTGAGCGCGCTTCGCAGAATCCTGTGTCTGAGTGAACACGAGTGTGCCGTTTGAGGAGTCAACGATCTCCTTAATGGCAGCGAGCGCATGATATTTGGTCTTTGCATCCGCCAGCAGGGTTAGCCTGGACGCCATGGCCCGCATGTACTTTCGCGACAGAGTTGCCTCGCGGCTCGGGGACTCCGACGCGGCCAATGAGGCGACCGCCGCAACGAACCTGTGAAATGGTCGGCGGGGGATACCGGCATACGATTCGAGATGTCTGGAGGTTTCAGACATCGTGTTTGAAAGGTCATCGTAGTTGACCTGTTCGCTTGGAGTCAGTTCCACACCGACAAGCGCGATATCGAAGGGGGCAATGACCTCGTCAGCCAGTGCGCGGTCGTACCAGAGGTTGTAGACGACCCCGCCAAAGTATGGAGTCAGTAGATTCTCGTGCTCGCCGTCAGCACGTTCGTAGGTTGCCGTCAGCCCAAGGCGCCACGCGTAGCCTTCCTGCAACGCTCCGGTAAACATAGGGGCGGCGTACCGGTGGCATTCATCGGCGATGATCAAACCGGCCTTGTGGCTACGCAGCGTCATTCGATTGGAAGCCGAATGAACGATGGCGACAAGGACATCAACGTCGTCCAAGGTGTCGGTTCGACCATCGCCAAGAGCGCCTCGTCGGGCGGCGGGGAGGTCACGCTTAAGGGAGGACAACCACTGGCGCTGAAGTTCAGCGGTGGGCACAAGAATCAGCACTTTGATGCCCTGCCGAATCGCCTCGAAAGCTGCGGCGATTCCTACTCGTGTCTTGCCGGCACCAGTGACGGCCTCAACAACGCCGCGGCGGGCGTTGGAGTGCCAGGCTTTGAGTGCCTCTTGCTGCCAGGCGTACAAGAAGGCGTAGTCATAGGATGTGGAAACTGAGACCTGGTCAGTGTGGAGACGCCTCTGAACCCGATCTGTCATTCCGTTCGACTCCGCGTCGACCAACTCCGGCATTTCATCCCCCATCGGACTGTGTGGTGCTTCCTTACTGAAGGCTAATGGAAGGCCCGGACAATATTGCTTGCGATGCTCATCCGGGCACCGCCAGCGAGTAGTCCCAAGCCTCAGCGCGCGCAAGGGAGTGCTTCAGTTCCCGTCCGCCCGCTTCTTCCAGGAGCTCTGAATCACCCACGACGACCAGCAAGCTCCGTGCCCGGGACAACCCGACGTAGAGCTGTTCGGCGGCTCGGGCCATGTCCTTAAAGCCGTTGACACAGAGTATGACGACGGATCTTTCAAGTCCCTTGAACCCCAAGACATGGCCATAAAACTCCGCATCACCCGCATGAAATTCGCGCCAGTATTCCTCGGTGGCACCACGGTCAAAGTAGTCCAGATGAACGGGGTGCCTTTCCTTGGTGGTCAGTAGGGCTATCTGGTTATTTGCCCACCCTTCATCAATTAGCGCTTCTACACAGTCCCCCGCGACGTCGAGGGCTTCGTCGGTGGAGCAGTGGACTCTACGAACGGGTAGTCCGGTGCTGCCTCGCGGCGTGAAATGCTCGCCGGCAAACGGTTTGAAGGTTTCCGCAATTTTTCGGGTGTTCCGCAGATTCTCGTCGATGTGGATGGGGACAAAGGTTGCTGTAGGTCCTTGGTTGAGGTCGGCCGTGAGCCCGCCCCATCTTTTGTAAACGTCCTGGCGGTCGTCCATGAAGGCATAAACTTCGCCGTTCTCTGGGTCAGCAGTGCATGCCAGCAATGCTTCCCACCATAAAGGGGCGAAGTCCTGTGCTTCGTCAACGATCACCGCATCCAGTCGCTGGTGTGCGGGCATAGTGCCGGCCATTTCCCGGAGAAGCCGTGGCATCTCTACATCGAAGTAGTCCTGGCCCTTGCCATCAGGCACCCCAAGCTGGCGAACGTACTCGTGAAATTCGCCGGTGAAGATTGGTTTGGCTTGCCGCCACGACGAGACCCGGTCTTGCAGGTATTGCCCTAATCCCTTGTTGTAACAAAAGAGACCGACGCGCTTACCTTGTTTACTCAACATTCGGGCTTTCTCGACAGCAAGCCACGTCTTCCCACTGCCCGCCCCACCGGTAAAGCGAACGCGGGTAAGGGAACGCGTTGCCTGGAGCAAGACTGCTTGGCGCTCAGTTAGATGGTCTTGGGTGTCCTCGTCTTCCCTTGGACTCACGGGGGCGCCGGTGCCGCCATCAAGTGACCCGGCAAGCTGTCGTTCGATACGTTCCATGAACGCGGTCGCCAGTGGTGAGGCACCGCCACCCTCTGTTTCTATGGCCCTCCGGACGAGTTCAGCCGGCGACTCGCATTGTCTGTCGTCCAGAACCAAAGTGCGGGGGCACCCAGCCATGCCCCACTCCTTTGGAACGGAGGTGTAGGGGAACGCGACCATGTAGGCGAAGCGACTGGTCAGCGGTGTACCGAGCTGCCGCCCCAGCCAGTTCTTCAGGGCGTGGTGAGAACTTTGAGACTGCACTACCGGGCTCTGAATCTTGTGGCTTCCGCCCCTGTCGGACTGTAACCATTGACCATTTTCCACGGAGATTCGGCCACCTTTGACTTCGATCGCCGCCATGCCCACCCCCGGCCAGAGGACCAAAATGTCGATCTCATGTTCTGCCCTGCCATCCCGCAGCTGAACGGAGTGGGCTAGCACAGCATCGTCCGGGAGGGTTCGATTGAGGGCTTCCCACACTGAACGTTCTGCACTCTGGCCCTCAGTGAAATGCGGTTCTTCGGGTATGAATCTCATTTACTCAGCCTTCCGTGGTGGGCTGGGCGGCTTCGGAAACGGGTAGTACTTCATAGATTTGGCCCAAAGCAGGAAGATGCATGAGCGTGCGGATCACGGGCATCCCGGCGGCCGCCAATGCATCACGGTAGGCTGCCATCTGGCCGAGGTATTTGTCTCGGATATGGCCCTCAGGGTCATTCCCGGGATAGGTCTTGTGATCGATGAGGACGCATCCCTCAGGTCCCTCGAGCAGAAGGTCTATCCACCCTTGCATCACTCTGTTCTCAGTCCGCCATCCAATGGCCGCCTCGCGATGGTATGTCCATCCCGGGTACTCCGTTTGCAGATACGTTTCGAGTCGCGCACCGGAGTCGATCAGCAGTTCCGGAGCTACTACATGACCTACTTTCCATCGCTCGATGATTGTCTCTGCAAGCTGAAGCTGGTCGGCGGAAGTAAGCGTTGAGTATTGCGTCCCCAAGTACGCGTGAACGGCGCTTCCCACTGCACCCCACTCTTCAGAACCGCGTGCAGCCAGTCTGGGACCGAGCTCTGTAGCCAGCAGGACTTTCACGTCATAGTCGGAGGATGATTCGGAGCT from Arthrobacter sp. StoSoilB20 includes these protein-coding regions:
- a CDS encoding NERD domain-containing protein, whose translation is MRFIPEEPHFTEGQSAERSVWEALNRTLPDDAVLAHSVQLRDGRAEHEIDILVLWPGVGMAAIEVKGGRISVENGQWLQSDRGGSHKIQSPVVQSQSSHHALKNWLGRQLGTPLTSRFAYMVAFPYTSVPKEWGMAGCPRTLVLDDRQCESPAELVRRAIETEGGGASPLATAFMERIERQLAGSLDGGTGAPVSPREDEDTQDHLTERQAVLLQATRSLTRVRFTGGAGSGKTWLAVEKARMLSKQGKRVGLFCYNKGLGQYLQDRVSSWRQAKPIFTGEFHEYVRQLGVPDGKGQDYFDVEMPRLLREMAGTMPAHQRLDAVIVDEAQDFAPLWWEALLACTADPENGEVYAFMDDRQDVYKRWGGLTADLNQGPTATFVPIHIDENLRNTRKIAETFKPFAGEHFTPRGSTGLPVRRVHCSTDEALDVAGDCVEALIDEGWANNQIALLTTKERHPVHLDYFDRGATEEYWREFHAGDAEFYGHVLGFKGLERSVVILCVNGFKDMARAAEQLYVGLSRARSLLVVVGDSELLEEAGGRELKHSLARAEAWDYSLAVPG